The following proteins are encoded in a genomic region of Burkholderia pyrrocinia:
- a CDS encoding glutathione binding-like protein translates to MIDVYSWATPNGHKVHVMLEETGLAYRVHPVDIGAGDQFEPEFLKISPNNKIPAIVDPDGPGGKPISLFESGAILIYLAEKTGKFLPTDPAARYATLEWLMFQMGGVGPMLGQAHHFRLYAPEKIEYAVNRYTNEAKRLYNVMEKRLGESEYLAGDAYTIADIATFPWTRSWQNQGIVLDELPNVKRWHEAISARPAVQRGVEVLASMRKALQDDKAREVLFGATQYAKH, encoded by the coding sequence ATGATCGACGTCTATAGCTGGGCGACCCCGAACGGCCACAAGGTGCACGTCATGCTCGAGGAAACAGGCCTCGCCTATCGTGTGCATCCGGTCGATATCGGTGCGGGCGACCAGTTCGAGCCGGAATTCCTGAAGATCAGCCCGAACAACAAGATCCCCGCGATCGTCGATCCGGATGGCCCCGGCGGCAAGCCGATCTCGCTGTTCGAATCGGGCGCGATCCTGATCTATCTCGCGGAGAAGACCGGCAAGTTCCTGCCGACCGATCCGGCCGCGCGCTATGCGACGCTCGAGTGGCTGATGTTCCAGATGGGCGGTGTCGGCCCGATGCTCGGTCAGGCGCACCACTTCCGCCTGTACGCGCCGGAAAAGATCGAGTACGCGGTCAACCGCTACACGAACGAAGCGAAGCGCCTGTACAACGTGATGGAAAAGCGCCTCGGCGAATCCGAATATCTCGCGGGCGACGCGTACACGATCGCGGACATTGCGACGTTCCCGTGGACGCGCTCGTGGCAAAACCAGGGCATCGTGCTCGACGAGTTGCCGAACGTGAAGCGCTGGCACGAGGCGATTTCCGCACGACCGGCCGTGCAGCGCGGTGTCGAAGTGCTCGCATCGATGCGCAAGGCGCTGCAGGACGACAAGGCGCGCGAGGTGCTGTTCGGCGCGACGCAATACGCGAAGCACTGA
- a CDS encoding putative toxin-antitoxin system toxin component, PIN family → MTCSLAPHAAHRVVLDSNVWIDILVFDDPATRPIRAALERGTLAAVIDGRCLTELEYVLDYPQFQARAIDKAAALATVARLASLVEPPPVDADAPPLPKCKDRDDQKFLELARAAQAEWLVSKDRALLKLAKRTARDFGFRIAQPAPFAEACALDAAPTATATPT, encoded by the coding sequence ATGACCTGCTCTCTCGCCCCGCACGCCGCACATCGCGTCGTGCTCGACTCGAACGTCTGGATCGACATCCTCGTATTCGACGACCCCGCTACGCGCCCGATCCGTGCCGCGCTCGAGCGCGGCACGCTTGCCGCCGTGATCGACGGCCGCTGCCTGACCGAACTCGAGTACGTGCTCGATTATCCGCAGTTCCAGGCGCGCGCGATCGACAAGGCCGCCGCGCTCGCGACCGTCGCCCGCCTCGCGAGCCTCGTCGAGCCGCCGCCCGTCGACGCCGACGCGCCGCCGCTGCCGAAGTGCAAGGACCGCGACGACCAGAAGTTTCTCGAACTCGCCCGCGCCGCGCAGGCCGAGTGGCTCGTCTCGAAAGACCGCGCACTGCTGAAGCTCGCGAAGCGCACCGCACGCGACTTCGGCTTCCGGATCGCACAGCCCGCGCCGTTTGCCGAGGCCTGCGCACTCGACGCCGCACCGACCGCCACTGCCACGCCAACCTGA
- a CDS encoding MaoC family dehydratase — protein MGISYEDLVVGSTTEVGRYTFEPDDIKAFAKRYDPQPFHLDEEAGKASPFGGLVASGWHTCSVFMSLLIKKLGPDSTSMGSPGIDSIRWLKPVRAGDTITMHQKIHDKRVSESKPDRGIVSTEWIGVNGSGETVITVHTKVIFGLRHPGGTNA, from the coding sequence GTGGGAATCAGTTACGAAGATCTGGTGGTCGGCAGCACCACCGAAGTGGGCCGCTACACGTTCGAGCCCGACGACATCAAGGCGTTCGCGAAACGCTATGACCCGCAGCCGTTCCACCTCGACGAGGAAGCCGGGAAAGCATCGCCGTTCGGCGGGCTCGTCGCGAGCGGCTGGCATACGTGTTCGGTGTTCATGAGCCTGCTCATCAAGAAGCTGGGACCGGACTCGACCAGCATGGGTTCGCCCGGCATCGATTCGATTCGCTGGCTCAAGCCCGTGCGCGCCGGCGACACGATCACGATGCACCAGAAGATCCACGACAAGCGCGTGTCGGAGAGCAAGCCCGATCGCGGCATCGTGTCGACCGAATGGATCGGCGTCAACGGCAGCGGCGAGACGGTGATCACCGTGCATACCAAGGTGATCTTCGGGCTGCGCCATCCGGGAGGCACGAACGCATGA
- a CDS encoding oxepin-CoA hydrolase, alternative type produces the protein MSAELLASRPPESDSTLVLTLSNPGARNALHPDMYAAGVEALATAERDPGIRAVVLTGADRFFCAGGNLNRLLDNRSKDPSYQADSIDQLGAWVTAIHASTKPVIAAVEGAAAGAGFSLALACDLIVAAHDAKFVMSYARVGLTPDGGGSWFLARALPRAIAAEILFEGKPVAAERLHALGVVNRLAVPGAALTDALAWADALAGISPNALTRIKSLLDDATMQPLEPHLGTERDHFVASLHHADGLEGITAFLEKRQPRYKR, from the coding sequence ATGAGTGCTGAACTGCTGGCCTCGCGTCCGCCCGAGAGCGATTCGACGCTCGTCCTCACGCTATCCAATCCCGGCGCACGCAACGCGCTGCATCCCGACATGTACGCGGCCGGTGTCGAAGCGCTCGCCACTGCCGAGCGCGATCCCGGGATTCGCGCAGTCGTGCTGACGGGCGCCGATCGCTTCTTCTGCGCAGGCGGCAACCTGAACCGGCTGCTCGACAACCGTTCGAAGGATCCGTCCTACCAGGCCGACAGCATCGATCAGCTCGGCGCATGGGTGACGGCAATCCACGCATCGACGAAGCCGGTGATCGCGGCGGTCGAAGGCGCCGCGGCCGGCGCGGGCTTCTCGCTCGCGCTCGCGTGCGACCTGATCGTCGCCGCGCACGATGCGAAATTCGTGATGTCGTACGCGCGCGTCGGCCTTACGCCCGACGGCGGCGGCTCGTGGTTTCTCGCCCGCGCGCTGCCGCGTGCGATCGCGGCCGAGATCCTGTTCGAAGGCAAGCCGGTCGCCGCCGAACGCCTGCATGCGCTCGGCGTCGTCAATCGGCTCGCCGTGCCCGGCGCGGCACTGACCGACGCGCTGGCATGGGCCGACGCACTCGCCGGCATCTCGCCGAATGCGCTCACGCGCATCAAGTCGCTGCTCGACGACGCGACGATGCAGCCGCTCGAACCGCATCTCGGCACCGAGCGCGATCATTTCGTCGCATCGCTGCATCATGCGGACGGGCTCGAAGGCATCACCGCATTTCTCGAGAAACGCCAGCCGCGCTACAAGCGCTGA
- a CDS encoding M14-type cytosolic carboxypeptidase, with amino-acid sequence MTLSITSNFDAGAIDVVSCDSPDAIRLRVRGDSRSEFAQWFYFRLTGARGERCVMTFENAAECAYPSGWRNYSAVASYDRVDWFRVPTTFDGKTMTIDHTPEFDSIYYAYFEPYSEERHAAFLGAVQQLPQTSVVELGRTVEGRPMSLLTLGTPETGGAPKKKVWIIARQHPGETMAEWFVEGLVKRLAGWGDWAGDPVARKLYDRVTFHIVPNMNPDGSVHGNLRTNAAGANLNREWMAPDAERSPEVLAVRDAIHAIGCDMFFDIHGDEDLPYVFVAGSEMLPSFTEQQGKEQTAFIDAFKVASPDFQTEHGYAASKYKEDALKLASKYIGHQFGCLSLTLEMPFKDNANLPDERVGWNGERSAALGAAMLAAILVHVDTFA; translated from the coding sequence ATGACCCTTTCGATCACCAGCAATTTCGACGCAGGCGCAATCGACGTCGTGTCGTGCGACAGCCCCGACGCGATTCGGCTGCGTGTGCGCGGCGACAGCCGCTCGGAATTCGCGCAATGGTTTTATTTCCGCCTGACCGGTGCGCGCGGCGAGCGGTGCGTGATGACGTTCGAGAACGCGGCCGAATGCGCCTATCCGTCGGGCTGGCGCAACTACAGCGCGGTGGCGAGCTACGACCGGGTCGACTGGTTCCGCGTGCCGACGACGTTCGACGGCAAGACGATGACCATCGACCATACGCCGGAGTTCGACAGCATCTACTACGCGTATTTCGAACCGTACTCGGAAGAGCGTCACGCGGCATTTCTCGGCGCGGTCCAGCAGTTGCCGCAGACGAGCGTCGTCGAACTCGGCCGCACGGTCGAAGGCCGTCCGATGTCGCTGCTGACGCTCGGCACGCCGGAAACCGGCGGCGCGCCGAAGAAGAAGGTTTGGATCATCGCACGCCAGCATCCCGGCGAGACGATGGCCGAGTGGTTCGTCGAAGGCCTCGTCAAGCGGCTGGCCGGATGGGGCGACTGGGCCGGCGATCCGGTCGCGCGCAAGCTCTACGATCGCGTGACGTTCCACATCGTCCCGAACATGAACCCGGACGGTAGCGTGCACGGCAACCTGCGCACCAATGCGGCAGGCGCGAACCTGAACCGCGAGTGGATGGCGCCCGATGCCGAGCGCAGCCCCGAGGTGCTGGCCGTGCGTGACGCGATCCACGCGATCGGCTGCGACATGTTTTTCGACATTCACGGCGACGAGGATCTGCCGTACGTGTTCGTCGCCGGTTCGGAGATGCTGCCGAGCTTTACCGAGCAGCAGGGCAAGGAGCAGACCGCGTTCATCGACGCGTTCAAGGTCGCGAGCCCCGACTTCCAGACCGAGCATGGCTATGCGGCGAGCAAGTACAAGGAGGACGCGCTCAAGCTTGCGTCGAAGTACATCGGCCACCAGTTCGGCTGCCTGTCGCTGACGCTCGAGATGCCGTTCAAGGACAACGCGAACCTGCCCGACGAGCGGGTCGGCTGGAATGGCGAACGCAGTGCGGCGCTCGGCGCGGCGATGCTGGCCGCGATCCTGGTGCACGTCGACACGTTCGCGTAA
- a CDS encoding BspC domain-containing protein, giving the protein MSHSLLTNNQMDSSPASLRIFRALGKLAACIAGLSLALPTPAFADLLDQRSELINKFVNEMHADPLAADCAAHGSFIASTSSAFDRVDFAPNAFDSGNATITPWNDSFDQGKQRVKVDNIVTVDGLGIHSDGGDPTPLKFRCGYVGQQMLAFSWNDPVPPLKPRVERSTSSTKKFKGKSHRGKVKAKASGRPGKKAVATTKSGGQKKAVKKKTAKKS; this is encoded by the coding sequence ATGTCTCATTCGCTCCTCACCAATAACCAGATGGACAGCTCACCTGCCTCGCTCCGGATTTTCCGGGCGCTCGGCAAGCTGGCAGCCTGTATCGCGGGCCTGTCGCTTGCGCTTCCGACTCCGGCATTCGCCGACCTGCTCGACCAGCGCTCCGAACTGATCAACAAATTCGTCAACGAAATGCATGCCGATCCGCTCGCCGCCGATTGTGCGGCGCACGGCAGCTTCATCGCCAGCACGTCGTCGGCCTTCGACCGCGTCGACTTTGCGCCGAACGCATTCGACAGCGGCAACGCGACGATCACGCCATGGAACGACTCGTTCGACCAGGGCAAGCAACGCGTGAAGGTCGACAACATCGTCACTGTCGACGGACTCGGCATCCACAGCGACGGCGGCGACCCGACGCCGCTGAAATTCCGTTGCGGCTATGTCGGCCAGCAAATGCTCGCGTTCAGCTGGAACGACCCCGTTCCGCCGCTGAAGCCGCGTGTCGAACGCTCCACGTCGTCGACGAAGAAGTTCAAGGGCAAGTCGCACCGAGGCAAGGTCAAGGCGAAGGCATCGGGCCGCCCCGGCAAGAAGGCCGTCGCAACGACGAAATCGGGCGGCCAGAAGAAAGCCGTGAAGAAGAAAACCGCGAAGAAATCCTGA
- a CDS encoding response regulator transcription factor produces the protein MRFLVLNSDAERRDGLKALLRQIDRHASINDAPDGFQARRLLRTQRFDLVAIDWLDVGRLSELQALCSACSPTPAAVLIDEASPEAIQRFFNYGVAGVIPHSTRPHLIVRALEMVLLGGHYIPPIALSLLPSTAAARHDAHFQTLAGSLPRRPPSGLLSPRQAQIMRFVHMGSTNKMIARTLGISEGTVKIHLASIFQQLGAANRAAAVAIYNGWLSPHLEVLLANRSRARKPAIGERGTVPLRTQRNDHPYPLPAANADAQDLPLAAEPPARFRRER, from the coding sequence ATGCGGTTCCTGGTGCTCAATTCAGACGCCGAACGGCGTGACGGACTGAAGGCCCTATTGCGGCAGATCGACCGTCACGCCAGCATCAACGATGCGCCCGACGGATTCCAGGCGCGCCGGCTGCTGCGCACCCAGCGTTTCGACCTCGTCGCGATCGACTGGCTGGACGTTGGCCGGCTCAGTGAGCTTCAGGCGCTTTGCAGCGCGTGCTCGCCGACACCCGCCGCCGTTCTGATCGACGAAGCCTCGCCGGAAGCCATCCAGCGCTTCTTCAACTATGGGGTCGCGGGCGTAATCCCGCATTCCACGCGGCCGCACCTGATCGTGCGTGCGCTCGAGATGGTGCTGCTGGGCGGACACTACATCCCGCCGATTGCCCTCAGCCTGCTGCCCTCCACGGCCGCGGCGCGCCACGATGCCCATTTCCAGACGCTCGCCGGATCGCTTCCACGCCGCCCGCCGAGCGGCCTCTTGTCGCCGCGGCAAGCGCAGATCATGCGCTTCGTCCACATGGGCAGCACGAACAAGATGATCGCCCGCACCCTCGGCATCAGCGAAGGCACCGTGAAGATCCACCTCGCCAGCATCTTCCAGCAGCTTGGCGCCGCGAACCGCGCCGCCGCGGTCGCGATCTACAACGGCTGGCTGTCGCCCCACCTCGAGGTGCTGCTGGCCAACCGCAGCCGCGCGCGCAAGCCGGCCATCGGCGAACGCGGCACGGTTCCACTGCGTACGCAACGGAACGACCATCCGTACCCGCTGCCGGCCGCGAATGCCGACGCGCAGGACCTGCCACTCGCCGCCGAACCGCCGGCGCGGTTCCGGCGCGAACGCTAG
- a CDS encoding energy-coupling factor ABC transporter permease, translating into MGFLFTPLPLWIGIGGWIAAVALLALAIWNRPFVRLQDATLQHVWLALVTAIAVLWASNAWLDDGIVMHLLGATLLVTLFDWTLALIAMGAVTAVAAIIFDAPWQGIGLTYLIYGALPVAVSALLQRAALAWLPHNLASFITGQGFLSPAIAIIAVAAAAAGVQLALADGVPVVIPAGYLLNTALLALGEAWFTGMATALIAVYRPAWVTTFDVRRYRLGGPRA; encoded by the coding sequence ATGGGTTTTCTTTTCACACCGCTTCCGCTCTGGATTGGCATCGGTGGCTGGATCGCCGCCGTGGCGCTGCTCGCGCTCGCGATCTGGAATCGCCCCTTCGTGCGCCTGCAGGACGCCACGCTCCAGCACGTGTGGCTCGCGCTCGTCACTGCGATTGCGGTCCTCTGGGCCTCGAATGCGTGGCTCGACGATGGCATCGTCATGCATCTGCTTGGCGCAACGCTGCTCGTCACGCTGTTCGACTGGACACTCGCATTGATCGCGATGGGCGCCGTCACGGCGGTTGCCGCGATCATCTTCGACGCGCCGTGGCAGGGCATTGGCCTGACCTATCTGATCTACGGCGCGCTGCCTGTCGCCGTGTCGGCGTTGCTGCAGCGCGCCGCGCTCGCATGGCTGCCGCACAACCTCGCGTCGTTCATCACCGGCCAGGGATTCCTGTCGCCGGCCATCGCGATCATCGCGGTCGCCGCCGCCGCGGCCGGTGTCCAGCTCGCCCTCGCGGATGGCGTGCCCGTCGTGATTCCGGCCGGCTATCTGCTGAACACTGCGCTGCTCGCGCTTGGCGAAGCATGGTTCACCGGCATGGCGACGGCACTCATCGCCGTCTATCGCCCTGCGTGGGTCACGACCTTCGACGTCCGGCGCTATCGCCTCGGCGGCCCGCGCGCCTGA
- the yaaA gene encoding peroxide stress protein YaaA — MIIVLSPAKSLDYDTPAHVQSYTKPAFVDDASELIDGLRKLSPQDIATLMDISDPLARLNFQRYADWSPIFTPANAKQAVLAFNGDVYEGFDAKSLSSVDLDYAQQHVRVLSGLYGLLRPLDLLQPYRLEMGTRFANARGKDLYAFWGDRITRALNEQLETRSGAARVLVNCASTEYFKSVKPKLLAAPVITPVFEDWKGGRYKIISFHAKRARGLMARFIVENRITEPKALKDFATEGYAFDAAASNDSTYVYRRRVGE, encoded by the coding sequence ATGATAATCGTTCTCTCTCCCGCCAAATCCCTCGACTATGATACGCCCGCGCATGTCCAGTCTTACACGAAGCCTGCATTCGTCGACGACGCGTCGGAGCTGATCGACGGCCTGCGCAAGCTTTCGCCGCAGGACATCGCGACGCTGATGGATATCTCCGATCCGCTCGCGCGCCTGAACTTCCAGCGCTACGCGGACTGGTCGCCCATCTTTACGCCGGCCAATGCGAAGCAGGCCGTGCTCGCTTTCAACGGCGACGTTTATGAAGGATTCGACGCAAAATCGCTGTCGTCCGTCGATCTCGACTATGCGCAGCAGCACGTGCGCGTGCTGTCGGGCCTGTACGGGCTGCTGCGTCCGCTCGACCTGCTGCAGCCGTACCGGCTCGAGATGGGCACGCGCTTCGCGAACGCGCGCGGCAAGGATCTGTACGCGTTCTGGGGTGACCGCATCACGCGGGCGCTGAACGAGCAGCTCGAGACGCGCAGCGGCGCGGCGCGCGTGCTGGTCAACTGCGCGTCGACCGAATACTTCAAGTCGGTCAAGCCGAAACTGCTGGCGGCGCCCGTCATCACGCCGGTGTTCGAGGACTGGAAGGGCGGCCGCTACAAGATCATCAGCTTCCATGCGAAGCGCGCGCGCGGCCTGATGGCGCGTTTCATCGTCGAGAACCGCATTACCGAGCCGAAGGCGCTGAAGGATTTCGCGACGGAAGGCTATGCGTTCGACGCGGCTGCGTCGAACGATTCGACTTACGTATATCGCCGGCGAGTCGGCGAGTGA
- a CDS encoding DUF2863 family protein — MRQRIAKRLPPDADKLVGLSLALFASGSRIEDRFWEAKLDALLAKIVRNGNQTTLDAALDHLQQNHPDAYGALADMAETHSESMVIEHDGQPYDALLVAVPVLAWTRYMIPSGPLKGDVADALRAHLQAHVLANGTLVGLAPFLYSIDQLPRHHVETYRLAQQLAHAAISQHTPKLSFGDLPETSPILADPRFLLAVVAAPVGTPLFRWQEEESGSRIERGQCLEQWTAQGGPNLSIALPGCEFECLLPDAYYSACRDADERIRPHTVRTAIRYLFDTLGAAPQELRAVVAGFGERRIDEYRVGFTRRASNDVIYGVVWPLYGRENGDVSTDNATLEGEAPIEGPLEEIVSLLKECGVTDVRRHAGRFEPEYCDDCGVPLYADPLGEIVHAEMPEDASPAQPHFH, encoded by the coding sequence ATGCGCCAGCGAATCGCCAAACGCCTCCCCCCCGATGCCGACAAACTGGTCGGCCTGTCGCTTGCGCTCTTCGCCTCGGGCAGCCGCATCGAGGATCGCTTCTGGGAAGCGAAGCTCGATGCGCTGCTCGCCAAGATTGTCCGCAACGGCAACCAGACCACACTCGACGCAGCGCTCGACCATCTTCAGCAGAATCATCCCGATGCGTACGGCGCGCTCGCCGACATGGCCGAGACGCACAGCGAGTCGATGGTGATCGAGCACGACGGCCAACCGTACGATGCGCTGCTGGTCGCCGTCCCGGTTCTCGCCTGGACGCGCTACATGATTCCGTCGGGCCCGCTCAAGGGCGACGTTGCCGACGCGCTGCGAGCGCACCTGCAGGCCCATGTCCTCGCGAACGGCACACTCGTCGGGCTTGCGCCGTTCCTCTACAGCATCGACCAGTTGCCGCGGCACCACGTCGAAACCTACCGGCTTGCCCAGCAACTCGCACATGCGGCGATTAGTCAGCACACGCCCAAGCTGAGCTTCGGCGACCTGCCCGAGACCTCGCCGATCCTGGCCGACCCGCGCTTCCTGCTCGCCGTCGTCGCCGCGCCCGTAGGCACGCCGCTGTTCCGCTGGCAGGAAGAAGAAAGCGGCAGCCGGATCGAGCGCGGCCAGTGCCTCGAGCAATGGACGGCCCAGGGCGGCCCGAACCTGTCGATCGCACTGCCCGGATGCGAGTTCGAATGCCTGCTTCCGGACGCGTACTATTCGGCCTGCCGGGATGCGGACGAACGCATTCGCCCGCACACGGTGCGAACCGCCATTCGTTATCTTTTCGACACACTTGGTGCGGCACCGCAGGAGCTGCGCGCGGTAGTCGCGGGCTTCGGCGAACGCCGTATCGACGAATATCGCGTCGGCTTCACGCGGCGTGCCAGCAACGACGTGATCTACGGTGTCGTGTGGCCGCTCTACGGCCGTGAAAACGGCGACGTGTCGACCGACAACGCGACGCTCGAAGGCGAAGCGCCGATCGAAGGGCCGCTCGAGGAAATCGTCAGCCTGCTGAAGGAATGCGGCGTAACCGACGTCCGCCGGCATGCGGGCCGCTTCGAACCCGAATACTGCGATGACTGCGGCGTGCCGCTCTACGCAGATCCGCTCGGCGAAATCGTCCATGCGGAAATGCCGGAAGACGCATCGCCCGCCCAGCCGCACTTCCACTGA
- a CDS encoding MaoC family dehydratase — MTDVTLPLIASAQALQARVGAEPLASGWIAIDQHRVDGFADATGDHQWIHVDPERARRESPFGGPIAHGFLTLSLIPALMTDAMRFEQKMGVNYGLNRVRFLKPVPVGARVRALFAVKETAEAAQGGVQVTWSVSMQVERPDAPLLVCAAEFITLHYF, encoded by the coding sequence ATGACCGACGTGACATTGCCGCTGATCGCGTCGGCGCAGGCGCTGCAGGCACGGGTCGGCGCGGAGCCGCTCGCGAGCGGCTGGATCGCGATCGACCAGCATCGCGTCGATGGTTTCGCCGACGCGACCGGCGATCATCAATGGATTCACGTCGATCCCGAACGCGCGCGGCGCGAGTCGCCGTTCGGCGGCCCGATCGCGCACGGGTTCCTGACGCTGTCGCTGATTCCTGCGTTGATGACCGACGCGATGCGCTTCGAGCAGAAGATGGGCGTGAACTACGGACTGAACCGCGTGCGGTTCCTGAAGCCGGTGCCGGTCGGTGCGCGCGTGCGCGCGCTGTTTGCCGTGAAGGAAACCGCCGAGGCCGCGCAGGGCGGCGTGCAGGTGACCTGGTCGGTGTCGATGCAGGTCGAGCGTCCCGACGCGCCGCTGCTTGTCTGCGCGGCGGAATTCATCACACTGCATTACTTCTGA
- a CDS encoding pyridoxal phosphate-dependent aminotransferase, whose translation MNAPSDMPTTPVFPSRLPNVGTTIFTVMSALAAEKGAVNLGQGFPDFDCDPRIVDAVAAAMRDGHNQYPPMAGVAPLRDAIADKIAQVYGRRYDPATEITVTAGATQALLTAILCAVHPGDEVIVVEPTYDSYLPSIELAGGKAVFVTLEAPDYAIPFDRLAAAITPKTRMILINTPHNPTGTVWREADMRKLEDIVRGTNVLILSDEVYEHMVYDGARHESVARYPGLASRSFIVSSFGKTYHVTGWKVGYVAAPAALTAEFRKVHQFNVFTVNTPMQIGLADYLRDPAPYLALAGFYQKKRDFFRAGLERTRFKLLSCPGTYFQCVDYSAISDLPEAEFSKWLTSEIGVAAIPVSAFYHKPHESGVVRFCFAKQESTLASALERLARL comes from the coding sequence ATGAACGCTCCTTCAGACATGCCAACGACTCCCGTTTTCCCCTCGCGCCTGCCGAACGTCGGCACGACGATCTTCACGGTCATGAGCGCACTTGCCGCCGAAAAAGGCGCCGTGAACCTCGGCCAGGGCTTCCCGGATTTCGATTGCGATCCGCGCATCGTCGACGCGGTCGCGGCAGCGATGCGCGACGGGCACAACCAGTATCCGCCGATGGCCGGTGTCGCGCCGCTGCGCGACGCGATCGCCGACAAGATCGCCCAGGTCTACGGCCGGCGCTACGATCCGGCCACCGAAATCACCGTGACGGCCGGCGCGACGCAGGCGCTGCTGACGGCGATCCTGTGCGCGGTGCATCCGGGCGATGAAGTGATCGTCGTCGAACCGACCTACGACAGCTACCTGCCGTCGATCGAACTCGCAGGCGGCAAGGCTGTGTTCGTCACGCTGGAGGCGCCCGACTACGCGATCCCGTTCGACCGGCTCGCGGCCGCGATCACGCCGAAAACGCGCATGATCCTGATCAACACGCCGCATAACCCGACGGGTACCGTGTGGCGCGAGGCGGACATGCGCAAGCTCGAGGATATCGTGCGCGGAACCAACGTGCTGATCCTGTCCGACGAGGTCTACGAGCACATGGTCTACGACGGCGCGCGCCACGAGAGCGTCGCGCGCTATCCGGGACTCGCCTCGCGCAGCTTCATCGTGTCGAGCTTCGGCAAGACCTATCACGTGACGGGCTGGAAGGTCGGCTACGTCGCGGCGCCTGCCGCGCTGACCGCGGAATTCCGCAAGGTCCACCAGTTCAACGTATTCACGGTGAACACGCCGATGCAGATCGGGCTCGCCGACTATCTGCGCGACCCGGCGCCGTACCTGGCGCTCGCGGGCTTCTATCAGAAGAAGCGCGACTTCTTCCGTGCCGGCCTCGAGCGCACTCGCTTCAAGCTGCTGTCGTGCCCGGGCACGTACTTCCAGTGCGTCGATTACTCGGCGATCAGCGACCTGCCCGAAGCGGAATTCTCGAAGTGGCTCACGTCGGAGATCGGCGTGGCCGCCATTCCGGTATCGGCGTTCTATCACAAGCCGCACGAATCGGGGGTCGTACGCTTCTGCTTCGCGAAGCAGGAAAGCACGCTCGCGTCCGCGCTCGAACGGCTCGCCCGCCTGTAA
- a CDS encoding glutathione S-transferase, translating to MLQLCGIPLSNYYNKVKFVLLEHDIPFEESVCGLPISDPAQLADSPLGKIPFLKTEEGALFESQVIVEYLAARYPEKAIFPAGPFAAAKVRELVETLELYLEWMAREVYTEAFFGGKVSDGMKAHVEKRLPRAIDAFKQMTQFSPYVLGESFSLADIAASIHLPVIGMATKAVFGRDFLLDAGIDWKAHGKKVGERAAAQRVAADRKAYIEATNGARS from the coding sequence ATGCTACAGCTGTGCGGTATCCCGTTGTCCAACTACTACAACAAGGTGAAGTTCGTTCTGCTCGAGCACGACATCCCGTTCGAGGAGTCCGTGTGCGGTTTGCCGATCAGCGATCCGGCCCAGCTTGCCGATTCGCCGCTCGGCAAGATTCCGTTCCTGAAGACCGAAGAGGGCGCGCTGTTCGAGTCGCAGGTGATCGTCGAATACCTGGCGGCGCGCTATCCCGAGAAAGCCATTTTCCCGGCAGGGCCGTTCGCAGCCGCGAAGGTGCGCGAACTGGTCGAGACGCTCGAGCTGTATCTCGAATGGATGGCGCGCGAGGTCTATACGGAAGCGTTTTTCGGCGGCAAGGTCAGCGACGGGATGAAGGCGCACGTCGAGAAGCGCCTGCCGCGCGCGATCGATGCGTTCAAGCAGATGACGCAGTTTTCGCCGTATGTGCTCGGCGAGTCGTTCAGCCTCGCCGACATCGCCGCATCGATCCATCTGCCGGTCATCGGGATGGCGACGAAGGCCGTGTTCGGACGCGATTTCCTGCTCGATGCAGGCATCGACTGGAAGGCGCACGGGAAGAAGGTCGGTGAGCGTGCTGCCGCGCAGCGCGTGGCAGCCGATCGCAAGGCTTATATCGAAGCGACGAACGGCGCGCGTTCGTAA